The stretch of DNA ACCGTCACTCTCCTGCTGTCCCCGCCCACCAGAGAGATGTGGGCGTTGACCCAACGAAGCACCGCCTCCTGGTCTGACAGGCCGTAGTTACCACGGAGACCAGACaaacctgcagacagagagTTTGATGAACTGGATGAGTAActttaaaagtgtgtgtacatacacatgcagtatatttactgtatgaATATACTTGTACCTGTGCTCAGGAATCCCAGCGCCGCCGTCCTATAGCTGGCCGTTACCACGACGATGTTGCCCACTGCAGCGAGGGCGGAGCCGTCCAACAATCCTGGGCTCTGATTGGCCAAAGGGTTGAAGAAGAACACCAGGACTGGGACACGCCCCCtctgacacacaaagacacgtTTACAGGTCAGCTGAGGTCACCGATGACTCCCtttaaaatttccattttattcaaattaagtttttttttgaatattcaAATTATTTATGGTGCATGAAGTGGAAGAAATAGTGGAAGAAATACTCAGACTCAAGCAAaattcctgcatttaaaattttaatttaaagtacaaaaaagtaatcagcatcaaaatatatacttaaagtaccaaaagtatAAGTACACATTATTCAGAAAGGcccatttcatattttattattggaTTAGAACCCCGATTCTCAAAAAGTTGGGATGCTTtgtaaatcataaataaaatcctttttgaCATACAGTGGGGAAAATAAGTGTTCtacatatctttttttcattacacaTTATTCCAATTTAGCTATTCATAAGAAACACACGATGTGGTAAACAAGCTCCTATCCCAGCTTTTTTGGAAGGTGGTGCAGATTCAGTCAAATTCAGTGTATATTTCAAAAAATAGTGAAGTTATACAGTTTGAACATTAATTACCTTGTCTTcactgcattctgtttttatttatgctttacACAGCATCCCAACTTTTTAGGAATAAGGTTGTAAAATTACTGATGCGACTGTAACAGGGACTCACCGGAGCTGCAGGGCTGAAGATGTTGAGGTAGAGGCAGTCTTCACTGGAGGCTGCAGACTCTTCATCACCTGGCTGGATACAACTGGGACTGAAGGACGGAGGGACGGACAGACAGGTTCAGTTTTGACCACATTATTTCACATCTAGTGGAAGAagtatcatt from Plectropomus leopardus isolate mb unplaced genomic scaffold, YSFRI_Pleo_2.0 unplaced_scaffold9246, whole genome shotgun sequence encodes:
- the LOC121940682 gene encoding neuroligin-2-like, whose amino-acid sequence is PSCIQPGDEESAASSEDCLYLNIFSPAAPLTCKRVFVCQRGRVPVLVFFFNPLANQSPGLLDGSALAAVGNIVVVTASYRTAALGFLSTGLSGLRGNYGLSDQEAVLRWVNAHISLVGGDSRRVTVGSERRGADITSLHLISSSSPPLFQRMMLM